From Virgibacillus ihumii, the proteins below share one genomic window:
- the fapR gene encoding transcription factor FapR: MKINKVKRQQLLKETIDKTPFITDEKLAEKFDVSIQTIRLDRMELSIPELRERIKSVATTQWNETVKALPLDEVIGEIIDLELDKRAISILVINKEHVFSRNKIARGHHLFAQANSLAVAVINDELALTAKSELKFMRQVKEGERVVAKAIVEGIDSKGLTIVRVNSFVENEKVFTGLFFMYRSNDHKGDNPNANSN, translated from the coding sequence ATGAAAATAAATAAAGTGAAGCGGCAGCAATTATTGAAGGAAACGATTGATAAAACGCCGTTTATTACGGATGAAAAATTAGCAGAAAAATTCGATGTAAGCATCCAGACAATTCGTCTTGACCGAATGGAACTGTCGATTCCGGAATTGCGGGAACGGATCAAGTCTGTTGCGACTACCCAATGGAATGAAACGGTAAAGGCATTGCCACTTGATGAAGTGATAGGGGAAATCATTGATCTTGAGCTGGACAAACGGGCAATTTCCATTCTGGTTATTAATAAGGAGCATGTATTTTCCAGGAATAAAATTGCCAGAGGACATCACCTGTTTGCGCAGGCAAATTCACTTGCCGTTGCGGTAATTAATGATGAATTGGCATTAACGGCAAAATCCGAGCTGAAGTTTATGCGGCAGGTAAAAGAAGGCGAACGCGTTGTTGCAAAAGCCATCGTTGAAGGCATTGACAGCAAAGGTTTGACAATCGTTCGGGTTAATAGTTTTGTAGAAAATGAAAAAGTTTTTACCGGGTTATTTTTCATGTACAGATCAAATGATCACAAAGGAGACAATCCTAATGCGAATAGCAATTGA
- a CDS encoding DUF2252 domain-containing protein, translating to MARQLTDQIVKVREKLRMETISTVLDEFDGNMLHLDIDKRKRKYTKMLNSAFQFYRGSAFLFYYDVTNMPLAYHTPADKPTWLQGDLHFENFGAFKNREGHIVYDTNDFDEGYFGSYIYDVLRMAVSIALYSEELKFDEKAQYELIKTYLEMYYSQLKEFATNGEQPDTLNFDETNTKGPVLKVVQELPGRESNEVLNAITTINGSDRKFRDMDGLVHLSGDERAELEANWHEYINSIEPENKQPDEFYQIKDVVKKIGAGTGSIGLVRYYILVEGDTKGDLGDIVLEAKEARMPAAKHFFPYDELFSDNPFHQGKRVITAQKAMQYLQDPYLGYFTIGDHHFYVRENSPYDEGVDPHDLTTMENMKETVAMMGRVTAKAHARADELILTHQSEEEIIKAIGNEYDGFISQMIAATVYYKKQVNEDFNLFIQWCRKNYDM from the coding sequence ATGGCTCGACAACTGACTGACCAAATCGTTAAAGTAAGAGAAAAATTGCGAATGGAAACGATTAGTACTGTTCTTGATGAGTTTGATGGAAATATGCTCCATCTCGATATCGATAAACGCAAGCGTAAATACACTAAAATGTTGAACAGTGCTTTCCAATTTTATCGGGGAAGTGCATTTTTATTCTATTATGACGTAACAAATATGCCCTTGGCGTATCATACTCCGGCAGATAAGCCTACATGGCTGCAGGGTGATCTTCACTTCGAAAATTTCGGTGCATTTAAAAACAGGGAAGGACACATTGTATATGACACAAACGATTTTGACGAAGGTTACTTTGGTTCATACATTTATGATGTGCTCCGAATGGCCGTCAGCATAGCACTATACAGTGAAGAACTGAAATTTGACGAAAAAGCGCAATATGAATTGATCAAAACGTATTTGGAGATGTACTATTCACAACTTAAGGAATTTGCCACAAATGGCGAACAGCCGGATACCTTGAATTTTGACGAAACAAATACGAAAGGACCTGTTTTAAAGGTCGTCCAGGAATTGCCAGGAAGGGAGTCCAATGAAGTATTAAATGCGATTACGACGATTAATGGCAGTGACCGAAAATTCCGGGACATGGACGGACTCGTGCATTTATCAGGTGACGAACGAGCCGAATTGGAAGCTAACTGGCATGAATATATAAATTCGATAGAACCGGAAAACAAACAGCCCGACGAATTTTATCAAATTAAAGATGTGGTAAAAAAAATCGGGGCAGGAACCGGATCAATCGGTCTGGTTCGTTACTATATTCTGGTTGAAGGTGACACGAAAGGTGATCTTGGCGACATTGTGCTTGAAGCTAAAGAAGCACGCATGCCGGCTGCAAAGCATTTCTTCCCATATGATGAGCTGTTTTCGGATAATCCGTTTCATCAGGGAAAACGCGTTATCACCGCTCAAAAAGCAATGCAATATTTGCAGGACCCGTACCTTGGCTACTTTACGATAGGCGACCATCATTTTTATGTGCGCGAAAACTCACCGTATGATGAAGGTGTTGACCCACATGATCTGACCACGATGGAAAATATGAAAGAAACAGTGGCAATGATGGGAAGAGTTACCGCCAAAGCACATGCCCGTGCGGATGAACTAATTCTGACCCACCAAAGTGAAGAAGAGATTATCAAAGCGATCGGCAATGAATATGATGGCTTTATTTCGCAAATGATTGCAGCTACTGTCTATTATAAAAAACAGGTCAACGAAGATTTTAACTTATTCATTCAATGGTGCCGGAAAAACTATGATATGTAA
- the recG gene encoding ATP-dependent DNA helicase RecG produces the protein MLSESVTSIKGVGEKFAEDLSVLNIYTVEDLLNYFPYRYDVFEIKPLSELIHEDKVTIEGKVLHEPSLNFYGKKKSRLAFNVEVEGVAVKAVMFNRAFAKKHINPGDTMTLTGKWDAHRLQITVSNYKKGAAAEQAEIQPMYSLKGDVTNYKLKKAVKSVIADYANEVSEILPEQYLHTYKLPDRKQALVTMHFPKNRIDLKHARRRFIYEEFLLFQLKMQLLRKIKRESTQGNAQHYDAGNLRNFIDSFPFTLTNAQQRTLNQVLADMKSPYRMNRLLQGDVGSGKTAVAAICLYASVTSGKQGALMVPTEILAEQHYESLSELFGKKASIVLLTGSVKGKKRKEITTAIENHEVDIVIGTHALIQDDVNFAELGFAIVDEQHRFGVEQRRTLRDKGLNPDVLFMTATPIPRTLAITAFGDMDVSAIDEMPSGRKDIETYWARDNTLERVLQFIEQRVSHGEQAYVICPLIEESDKMDIQNAVDLFHQLTEFYGAKLNVGLMHGRLSTDEKERAMKQFAANEVQVLVSTTVVEVGVNVPNATIMVIYDAERFGLSQLHQLRGRVGRGEKQSYCILIADPKGETGKERMRIMTETNNGFELSEQDLKLRGPGDFFGKKQSGLPDFKVADMIHDYRALETARQDAQEIIEKNLLEENAAFYPLKIRLENEQILQDKLD, from the coding sequence ATGCTAAGTGAATCGGTGACATCAATAAAAGGGGTAGGTGAAAAGTTTGCTGAGGACCTGTCCGTCTTGAATATTTATACGGTGGAAGACCTGCTGAACTACTTTCCCTATCGCTACGATGTATTTGAAATTAAACCGCTTAGCGAATTAATTCATGAAGATAAAGTAACCATCGAGGGAAAGGTTCTCCATGAGCCTTCCCTCAATTTTTATGGAAAGAAAAAGTCACGTCTTGCGTTTAATGTGGAGGTTGAGGGTGTAGCCGTAAAAGCAGTGATGTTTAACCGCGCGTTTGCCAAAAAGCATATTAACCCGGGCGATACGATGACGTTAACGGGGAAATGGGATGCACATCGCCTGCAGATTACTGTCAGTAATTATAAAAAAGGTGCTGCAGCCGAGCAGGCTGAAATTCAGCCAATGTATTCACTGAAAGGGGATGTCACTAACTACAAACTGAAAAAAGCGGTAAAGTCTGTCATTGCGGATTATGCGAATGAAGTCAGTGAGATTTTACCTGAGCAATATCTACATACATATAAGCTCCCGGACCGGAAACAGGCACTGGTGACCATGCATTTTCCAAAAAACAGAATTGACCTGAAGCATGCGAGAAGAAGGTTTATATATGAAGAGTTTTTATTGTTCCAGCTTAAAATGCAGTTGTTGCGAAAAATAAAGCGGGAATCAACGCAGGGAAATGCACAGCATTATGATGCGGGGAACCTCCGTAATTTTATCGACAGTTTTCCATTTACCCTGACTAATGCCCAGCAACGAACGCTGAACCAGGTTTTGGCTGATATGAAGTCTCCCTACCGGATGAATCGGCTTCTGCAGGGTGATGTTGGGTCTGGAAAAACTGCAGTAGCGGCAATTTGTCTGTATGCATCGGTAACTTCCGGCAAACAGGGTGCTCTGATGGTCCCTACCGAAATACTGGCTGAGCAGCATTATGAATCCTTGTCAGAGCTGTTTGGTAAAAAAGCATCGATTGTTTTATTGACGGGATCGGTCAAGGGTAAAAAGCGTAAAGAAATAACAACTGCTATCGAAAATCATGAAGTTGACATTGTAATTGGAACGCATGCATTAATTCAGGATGATGTTAATTTTGCAGAACTGGGCTTTGCTATAGTTGATGAACAGCACCGTTTCGGCGTGGAACAACGCCGCACATTACGGGATAAAGGCCTAAACCCGGATGTTTTGTTCATGACCGCCACCCCCATTCCACGAACACTGGCAATTACTGCTTTCGGGGATATGGATGTATCGGCTATTGATGAAATGCCATCGGGAAGAAAAGATATTGAAACATATTGGGCACGGGATAATACATTGGAGCGGGTGCTGCAATTCATTGAACAACGTGTTTCCCATGGTGAACAGGCGTATGTGATTTGTCCGCTTATCGAAGAGTCGGATAAAATGGATATTCAAAATGCGGTTGATCTTTTTCACCAATTAACAGAATTTTACGGAGCAAAACTTAATGTCGGGCTTATGCATGGGCGTCTTTCCACAGATGAAAAAGAACGGGCGATGAAACAATTTGCAGCCAATGAGGTGCAGGTGCTGGTTTCCACTACGGTTGTCGAGGTTGGTGTGAATGTGCCGAATGCAACGATTATGGTTATTTATGATGCGGAGCGGTTTGGGCTGTCCCAGCTTCATCAGCTGCGTGGACGCGTCGGACGTGGAGAAAAACAAAGTTATTGTATTCTGATTGCTGATCCGAAAGGGGAGACAGGCAAGGAACGAATGCGGATTATGACAGAAACGAATAACGGATTTGAGCTTTCGGAACAGGATTTGAAGCTTCGCGGGCCAGGAGATTTTTTCGGGAAAAAGCAGAGCGGTCTTCCTGATTTTAAAGTTGCTGATATGATTCATGACTACCGGGCGTTGGAGACAGCGCGCCAGGATGCCCAGGAAATAATTGAAAAAAATCTGCTGGAGGAAAATGCTGCTTTTTATCCATTAAAAATCCGCTTGGAAAATGAGCAAATATTGCAGGATAAGCTTGATTAA
- the plsX gene encoding phosphate acyltransferase PlsX, with amino-acid sequence MRIAIDAMGGDHAPEAIVSGALDAVSRVNDLNITLVGIESKMKPLITDKKNITVIHADEVITSEDEPVRAVRRKKNSSLVLAAKEVKEGRADACISAGNTGALMSAGLFVVGRLPGIDRPALSPTLPTVDGKGFLLLDVGANVDAKAHHLVQYAIMGSVYSEKVRSIAKPKVGLLNVGTEDGKGNELTKKAFTQLKAAPINFIGNVESRDILSGVADVVVTDGFSGNIALKTIEGTAMTMFSMLKETFMSSMKTKIAAGMVKADLSGLKNKLDYSEYGGAGLFGLAAPVIKAHGSSNSRAIFNAIKQATHMVDHNVTYTIETTIKGIDLDKGENE; translated from the coding sequence ATGCGAATAGCAATTGATGCCATGGGAGGCGATCATGCACCTGAAGCGATTGTTTCAGGTGCGCTTGATGCTGTTTCCCGGGTAAATGATTTGAATATTACGTTAGTTGGTATTGAGAGCAAAATGAAACCATTAATAACTGATAAGAAAAATATTACGGTTATTCATGCCGATGAGGTGATTACGTCTGAGGATGAGCCTGTTCGGGCAGTCAGACGGAAAAAGAATTCTTCGCTTGTATTGGCAGCGAAGGAAGTGAAGGAAGGCAGGGCTGATGCTTGTATTTCAGCAGGAAATACTGGTGCCCTAATGAGTGCCGGATTATTCGTAGTTGGAAGGCTTCCAGGCATCGATCGCCCGGCATTGAGCCCAACATTGCCAACTGTAGACGGGAAAGGTTTTCTGCTGCTTGATGTTGGTGCCAACGTGGATGCCAAGGCACATCATCTAGTGCAGTACGCCATTATGGGTTCTGTTTACAGTGAGAAAGTTCGGTCCATCGCAAAGCCGAAAGTTGGCCTGTTAAACGTCGGGACGGAAGATGGAAAAGGAAATGAACTGACAAAAAAGGCATTCACCCAATTAAAAGCTGCACCAATTAATTTTATCGGAAATGTGGAATCACGTGATATTTTATCCGGAGTGGCAGATGTAGTGGTGACAGATGGATTCAGCGGGAATATTGCCTTGAAAACAATTGAAGGTACAGCTATGACGATGTTTTCCATGCTGAAAGAAACATTTATGTCATCGATGAAGACAAAGATTGCTGCCGGGATGGTGAAAGCTGATTTAAGCGGACTTAAAAATAAACTTGACTATTCCGAGTATGGAGGCGCTGGTTTATTTGGTCTGGCAGCACCGGTAATTAAGGCACACGGATCGTCGAACAGCCGGGCAATTTTCAATGCCATTAAGCAGGCAACCCATATGGTAGATCATAATGTAACATATACGATTGAAACGACGATAAAAGGAATTGACTTGGACAAGGGGGAAAACGAATGA
- the sdaAA gene encoding L-serine ammonia-lyase, iron-sulfur-dependent, subunit alpha, which yields MFRTVAELVEMAEKEDILISEVMIRQEMDVKEKSREEVFADMEKNLDVMEQAVEDSLKGVQSVTGLTGGDAVLIQNYMKEKKPLSGNLMMDAVSKAMGTNEVNAAMGTICATPTAGSAGCVPGTLFAVKNQLNPTHEQMVRYLFTSGAFGFVVANNSFISGAAGGCQAEVGSAGAMASAAIVEMAGGSPQQSAEAFAMTLKNMLGLVCDPVAGLVEVPCVKRNAGGSSLAIVSADMALAGVTSRIPCDEVIGAMYRIGKQMPSSLRETGEGGLADTPTGRLLKEKIFGMSI from the coding sequence ATGTTTCGTACGGTTGCGGAATTAGTCGAAATGGCTGAAAAAGAAGATATATTGATATCAGAAGTTATGATTCGTCAGGAGATGGATGTTAAAGAAAAATCGCGTGAAGAGGTCTTCGCTGACATGGAGAAGAATCTCGATGTCATGGAGCAGGCTGTGGAAGACAGTCTGAAAGGTGTGCAGTCGGTCACCGGTTTAACTGGCGGGGATGCCGTCCTTATCCAAAACTATATGAAGGAAAAGAAGCCGCTGTCCGGCAACTTAATGATGGACGCGGTGAGTAAAGCGATGGGCACGAATGAAGTGAATGCGGCAATGGGTACTATTTGCGCAACGCCAACAGCCGGTAGCGCCGGCTGTGTTCCCGGGACGTTATTTGCCGTGAAGAATCAGCTGAATCCGACTCACGAACAAATGGTTCGTTATTTATTCACTTCCGGCGCATTTGGGTTTGTTGTTGCGAATAATTCGTTTATCTCCGGTGCTGCAGGAGGTTGTCAGGCAGAAGTTGGTTCAGCTGGAGCGATGGCCTCCGCAGCAATAGTGGAAATGGCCGGTGGAAGTCCCCAGCAGTCTGCTGAAGCGTTCGCCATGACACTGAAAAATATGCTTGGTCTGGTCTGTGATCCTGTTGCCGGGCTTGTTGAAGTGCCTTGTGTGAAACGAAATGCAGGTGGATCATCACTTGCGATTGTGTCTGCTGATATGGCGCTGGCCGGAGTTACTAGCAGAATTCCATGTGATGAAGTGATTGGTGCAATGTACAGAATCGGTAAACAGATGCCATCCAGTTTGCGTGAAACGGGTGAAGGCGGACTTGCAGATACACCAACGGGACGCCTGCTGAAAGAAAAAATCTTTGGGATGTCTATTTAG
- a CDS encoding NCS2 family permease — MPYNNNNGKIQTAGNWRTEIIAGLVGYLTTVYIVAVNGSILSETGISLESGMIATILASFAGSVLMGIFARLPLILIPGMGINALFAYSIVEGTGLSFQEALAVILVASLLFLITAFTKLGTVLKQAIPESLKHAITVGLGFFLILIGLEKSGLIVRGEQTIVAIGDFTSPVFIVSLLTLFLAIFLFMKNIPANFLVTMIAGTILAYLSGILDTARSSISINAEEMLFIPLFTAVSELEFWLAVFPLTVILVFENMGLLHGQLHMLNRDNSYNKAYKATAFSSLMCAFFGTSPTVSAAENAAVLTSNGKTGKAAVTAGLLFLGTLFIIPWISMIPDTAISPILIIVGVLMAQNIRHVPLDDMSEAMPAFLIVAMIPFTYSIADGMAFGFIAYPIVKLALSKQKELSPVLLIISALFLLHFVMKIIGV, encoded by the coding sequence ATGCCTTATAACAACAATAACGGTAAGATACAAACTGCCGGAAATTGGCGTACGGAAATTATCGCCGGGTTGGTTGGATATCTTACAACGGTTTATATTGTTGCTGTAAATGGATCTATTCTCAGTGAAACAGGAATATCACTTGAAAGTGGAATGATTGCAACGATACTGGCAAGTTTTGCAGGGTCAGTACTGATGGGGATTTTCGCCAGACTGCCGTTAATTTTAATTCCCGGAATGGGAATCAATGCATTATTTGCTTATTCCATTGTGGAAGGTACCGGGCTATCATTTCAGGAAGCATTGGCTGTCATTTTGGTTGCCTCGCTTTTGTTTTTGATAACAGCATTCACAAAGCTGGGAACCGTATTAAAACAGGCAATACCGGAATCATTAAAACATGCGATTACAGTCGGACTCGGCTTTTTCCTGATTTTGATTGGACTCGAAAAAAGCGGTCTGATCGTCAGGGGAGAACAAACGATTGTTGCAATTGGCGACTTCACATCGCCTGTATTTATTGTCAGTTTGCTCACATTATTTCTCGCGATATTCCTATTCATGAAAAATATACCGGCAAACTTTCTGGTTACCATGATTGCAGGAACTATTCTCGCCTATTTGTCTGGCATACTGGATACAGCAAGAAGTTCCATCAGCATTAATGCGGAAGAAATGCTGTTCATTCCTTTGTTTACAGCAGTAAGTGAACTGGAATTTTGGCTGGCTGTTTTCCCACTGACCGTTATTCTTGTATTTGAGAATATGGGTCTATTGCACGGACAGCTTCACATGCTTAATCGTGACAACAGCTATAACAAGGCGTACAAGGCAACAGCATTTTCATCATTGATGTGTGCATTTTTTGGAACATCACCAACTGTTTCAGCGGCAGAAAATGCAGCTGTATTGACGTCCAATGGCAAAACCGGAAAAGCTGCTGTTACAGCGGGACTGTTGTTTTTGGGAACACTGTTTATCATTCCATGGATTTCCATGATACCAGACACTGCAATCAGTCCCATACTAATTATTGTTGGTGTCTTAATGGCTCAGAATATCCGACATGTACCATTGGATGATATGTCGGAAGCAATGCCTGCATTTCTGATTGTAGCCATGATACCATTCACTTATAGTATTGCTGATGGGATGGCATTCGGATTTATCGCATATCCGATAGTTAAATTGGCTTTAAGCAAACAAAAGGAACTGTCACCAGTATTACTTATTATATCTGCTTTGTTCCTATTGCATTTTGTGATGAAAATAATAGGAGTTTAG
- the fabD gene encoding ACP S-malonyltransferase, which produces MKRIAFMFPGQGSQAVGMGKAFYEEYPDVQELFHEADQLLGTDISTIMFEGSKEKLTETENAQPALLLASIAAHTLLVKEEVQPVMAAGHSLGEYSALVAAGAISFDEALPLVAKRGRLMEEAFPKGQGSMAAVLGMSQEDIEAVLQRLPEDDAVDLANLNCPGQIVISGSKEGIDKASALLKDSGAKRVLPLNVSGPFHSRLMKTANEQFSKELNEIDFKNASIPVYANVTAKPVTEKEEIKDLLIRQLYSPVRFEESIRGMIQENVDAIVEVGNGKVLSGLVRKIDRGMKTFAIQDPASLDEFLSWYREES; this is translated from the coding sequence ATGAAACGCATCGCATTTATGTTTCCTGGTCAAGGCTCACAAGCAGTCGGCATGGGAAAAGCATTTTATGAAGAGTATCCGGATGTTCAGGAATTATTTCATGAGGCAGATCAGTTGTTGGGAACAGACATTTCGACCATTATGTTTGAAGGTTCCAAAGAGAAGCTGACAGAAACTGAAAATGCACAGCCCGCACTCCTTTTAGCCAGTATTGCTGCGCATACACTACTCGTTAAAGAAGAGGTGCAGCCGGTCATGGCAGCGGGTCACAGTCTAGGAGAATACAGCGCACTTGTTGCTGCAGGGGCAATTTCATTTGATGAGGCATTGCCACTGGTTGCCAAAAGGGGCAGATTGATGGAAGAAGCTTTTCCGAAAGGTCAAGGTTCCATGGCAGCCGTATTGGGAATGTCACAAGAGGATATCGAAGCGGTATTACAGCGGTTACCGGAAGATGATGCCGTCGATTTGGCAAACTTAAATTGCCCGGGGCAGATTGTGATTTCAGGATCAAAAGAAGGCATTGATAAGGCTTCAGCTTTATTGAAAGACAGTGGGGCTAAACGTGTCCTGCCGTTAAATGTTAGTGGTCCGTTTCATTCGAGGCTTATGAAAACGGCAAATGAACAATTTTCCAAAGAACTGAATGAAATTGACTTTAAAAATGCCAGCATACCGGTTTATGCAAATGTAACCGCCAAACCGGTTACCGAAAAAGAAGAAATTAAAGATCTGCTGATAAGGCAGTTATACTCACCAGTTCGCTTTGAAGAATCCATCCGTGGTATGATCCAGGAAAATGTTGACGCAATTGTGGAAGTGGGAAATGGTAAAGTGCTGAGTGGTTTAGTACGGAAAATAGACCGTGGCATGAAAACTTTTGCCATACAGGATCCGGCTTCGTTGGATGAATTTTTATCCTGGTATAGGGAGGAATCGTAA
- the sdaAB gene encoding L-serine ammonia-lyase, iron-sulfur-dependent subunit beta, with amino-acid sequence MKYNSVFDIIGPVMIGPSSSHTAGAARIGKAARNLFGKEPKWARIHLYESFAKTYKGHGTDFALMGGLLGYETDDPRMSKALETAEEKHIDIEFIEDSSGTNHPNTVRLIIGDAEDQLELVGISIGGGKIEITELNGFELRLSGNHPAILIMHNDRFGAIASVTKILAKYEINIGHMEVNRKDVGKEALMIIEVDQNVEDSILKELENADHIIQISKIVS; translated from the coding sequence GTGAAGTATAATTCGGTGTTTGATATAATCGGTCCGGTTATGATTGGACCATCAAGTTCACATACAGCTGGTGCAGCACGTATCGGAAAGGCTGCACGGAATTTATTTGGAAAAGAACCGAAATGGGCACGGATCCATTTATATGAATCTTTTGCGAAAACATATAAAGGTCATGGAACAGACTTTGCTTTGATGGGTGGACTTCTTGGATATGAAACGGATGATCCAAGGATGAGTAAGGCTCTTGAAACTGCTGAGGAAAAACATATTGATATCGAGTTTATTGAAGACAGTTCAGGTACCAATCATCCAAATACAGTACGGTTGATTATCGGTGATGCCGAGGATCAGCTCGAATTGGTTGGTATTTCCATTGGCGGCGGGAAAATTGAAATTACTGAGTTGAATGGCTTTGAACTCCGGCTATCGGGGAATCATCCGGCGATCCTTATCATGCATAATGATCGTTTCGGCGCCATTGCTTCGGTGACAAAAATTCTTGCAAAATATGAAATTAATATCGGCCACATGGAAGTGAATCGGAAGGATGTGGGCAAGGAAGCACTGATGATTATTGAAGTTGATCAGAATGTGGAGGACTCTATTTTAAAAGAATTAGAGAATGCCGATCACATCATCCAGATTTCCAAAATAGTTTCCTGA